A single genomic interval of Flavihumibacter rivuli harbors:
- a CDS encoding alpha/beta fold hydrolase: MKTFILLHGSWHSAWNWHKVLPILQSRGHRAIAIDLPGMGRDKTPIQEVRFQDTVEKLCQLIDSIEGKVILVGHSKNGIMISQAAEYRPEKIEKLIYLAAYLVPNGKTQAEYSLQDTEGVLKPYVTRYPETGSHTLQPEIYKEGLYHDCDEDIVELAKLLLSHEPVESGITPLQLSEERFGTVPRYYIECTEDRAVTPFIQRKMYTELPCKKVYQMPTSHSPFFSRPKELCDILIEIAMK; this comes from the coding sequence ATGAAAACCTTTATTCTTTTACATGGCTCCTGGCATAGCGCCTGGAACTGGCACAAGGTCCTTCCCATCCTGCAATCACGTGGTCACCGCGCCATTGCTATTGACCTGCCGGGAATGGGAAGGGATAAGACCCCGATACAGGAAGTGAGATTCCAGGATACTGTTGAAAAACTTTGCCAGCTGATCGACAGCATCGAAGGAAAAGTTATCCTGGTGGGCCATAGCAAGAACGGCATCATGATCTCCCAGGCAGCGGAATACAGACCGGAAAAGATCGAAAAGCTCATCTACCTCGCAGCCTACCTGGTCCCCAATGGCAAGACCCAGGCGGAATACTCCCTGCAGGATACGGAAGGGGTATTGAAGCCTTATGTGACCAGGTATCCCGAGACCGGCTCCCATACCTTGCAGCCAGAGATCTACAAAGAAGGCTTATACCACGATTGTGATGAGGACATCGTTGAACTAGCCAAACTACTGCTCAGTCATGAGCCGGTAGAATCCGGTATTACCCCTTTGCAATTGAGTGAAGAACGATTTGGTACTGTTCCGCGCTACTATATTGAATGCACGGAAGACAGGGCAGTAACCCCATTTATCCAGCGGAAGATGTACACTGAACTACCCTGTAAAAAAGTATATCAAATGCCTACCAGTCATTCGCCCTTTTTTAGCAGGCCGAAGGAACTATGCGATATCCTGATAGAAATTGCAATGAAATAA
- a CDS encoding DUF3108 domain-containing protein, with product MPIVLMLSLVLSCTLFSSVGFAQKNDTLLVDPSVLKTQYLKPGTSRYLVYFKMKPDAPRSYLQIWNRTISRSTYNGNEVFTINQVWEDKDSIVHTALSHSDARTFQTLYHQSWWAKRGEAVYDFDKQTASVNTYSLSDADTALQMKTLWQSFKSAWGQYSLNWHADLEVFSLLPYREGVTFLIPFYESGYDQPRPIPYTVTGKADLTGYNNQKIACWLLTHETKGNKEVFWVSQQTQEVLKLEQVLNGTRYRYKIKLGFSE from the coding sequence ATGCCTATTGTCCTGATGCTGTCGCTTGTACTTTCCTGTACACTCTTTTCATCTGTTGGCTTCGCCCAAAAGAATGACACCCTTTTGGTCGATCCTTCGGTCCTGAAAACCCAATACCTCAAACCCGGCACCAGTCGCTACCTCGTCTATTTTAAAATGAAACCAGATGCGCCAAGGTCCTACCTCCAGATCTGGAATCGCACCATCAGCAGGTCCACCTATAACGGGAATGAGGTTTTCACGATCAACCAGGTATGGGAGGACAAGGACAGCATCGTCCATACTGCCCTATCCCATAGTGATGCCCGTACCTTCCAAACGCTCTACCACCAAAGCTGGTGGGCCAAACGCGGGGAAGCTGTCTATGACTTCGATAAGCAAACAGCATCTGTCAACACCTACTCCCTCAGTGATGCGGATACTGCCCTCCAGATGAAAACGCTATGGCAGTCATTCAAAAGCGCATGGGGACAATACTCCCTGAACTGGCATGCTGACCTGGAAGTATTCTCCCTGCTGCCCTACCGCGAAGGGGTTACCTTCCTGATCCCCTTCTATGAAAGCGGATATGACCAACCCAGGCCCATCCCTTATACGGTTACCGGGAAAGCAGACCTTACCGGTTACAATAACCAGAAGATTGCCTGCTGGTTGCTTACCCATGAAACCAAGGGGAATAAGGAAGTGTTTTGGGTCAGCCAGCAAACCCAGGAAGTATTGAAACTGGAACAGGTCCTGAATGGCACCCGTTACCGTTACAAGATCAAGCTAGGGTTCAGCGAATAG
- a CDS encoding sensor histidine kinase — MKGWGRNNIGLTGIIAASYTLLWIMASVVSSGGNVDAYQKNIPPLLWQMVFISLTNILLFHLLAPMVRKRRHRFLSVLVTVIVMALCMVLGYWYWNLLGSLLGIFPKLDVAFGNSEYMVRTIMFQLYGIAFFAVIRLLVNTSQLRYRNQELQLEKTRSELNYLRSQTNPHFLFNTLNNIYALSRVKSDKAPESILRLADLLRYMLYETRARLVPVEQEIKIIREYIELEELRYNDSFRVNFSFQVDQPGQLVPPLLMIPLVENAFKHGAAETVDSAFVDIKLRVHNDLLQLTVVNSMGKEKGSLSTGEGIGLANLRRQLELLFGEYTLQCQPEGDQYRAYMELNLLTYAKDDLHHT, encoded by the coding sequence ATGAAAGGATGGGGCAGGAACAATATTGGGCTGACAGGCATAATAGCAGCTTCTTATACCCTGTTGTGGATCATGGCTAGCGTGGTCTCTTCGGGTGGGAATGTTGATGCCTATCAAAAGAATATTCCCCCGCTTTTATGGCAGATGGTATTCATATCGCTAACCAATATCCTTTTATTCCATCTCCTGGCTCCAATGGTAAGGAAAAGGAGGCATCGGTTTTTATCTGTACTGGTGACTGTGATCGTGATGGCTTTATGCATGGTCCTGGGTTATTGGTACTGGAATCTGTTAGGTAGCTTACTGGGAATTTTCCCAAAGCTTGATGTGGCATTTGGTAATAGCGAGTACATGGTAAGGACGATCATGTTCCAACTCTACGGGATCGCCTTTTTTGCGGTGATCAGGTTATTGGTCAATACCTCCCAATTAAGGTACAGGAACCAGGAATTGCAACTGGAGAAGACCAGGTCGGAATTGAATTACCTGAGATCGCAGACCAATCCCCATTTCCTCTTCAATACCCTGAATAATATCTATGCCTTATCCAGGGTGAAGTCCGATAAGGCACCTGAAAGCATCCTTCGTCTGGCTGACCTGTTGCGGTATATGCTGTATGAAACGAGGGCGCGATTAGTGCCGGTAGAACAGGAAATAAAGATCATCAGGGAGTATATTGAATTGGAGGAGTTGCGTTACAATGATTCCTTCAGGGTGAATTTTTCCTTCCAGGTGGATCAGCCTGGCCAATTGGTTCCGCCATTGCTGATGATACCCCTGGTAGAAAATGCATTCAAGCATGGCGCAGCTGAAACAGTAGACAGTGCCTTTGTGGACATAAAGCTCCGGGTTCATAATGACCTGTTGCAATTAACTGTCGTAAATTCCATGGGTAAGGAAAAGGGATCCCTTTCTACCGGTGAAGGCATAGGGCTGGCAAACCTCAGGCGACAGTTGGAATTGCTGTTCGGGGAATACACCTTACAGTGCCAGCCGGAAGGGGATCAATACCGGGCTTACATGGAACTTAACCTGTTGACCTATGCGAAAGATGACCTGCATCATACTTGA
- a CDS encoding LytR/AlgR family response regulator transcription factor: protein MRKMTCIILEDEPLAAALLAEYISQVPYLDLKGQYRDARSAAGHLQQEMVDLVFLDIHLPGLKGFDFLRTIPVQPTVIVTTAYPQYAVEGFELNITDYLLKPFSFERFAIAVRKAYSRFDAAKPAALPEKEDGNVLVLTVDRKKLLIDLDNILYIESQREYVKVVTTNGVYQSKISTAEIESLLPSSRFCRIHRSFIVALDKVTGYSKTQALVGGQWLPIGRSYRGAAWMK from the coding sequence ATGCGAAAGATGACCTGCATCATACTTGAGGACGAGCCGCTGGCTGCAGCTTTACTAGCCGAGTATATCAGCCAGGTACCTTACCTTGACCTGAAGGGTCAGTATAGGGATGCCAGATCAGCTGCCGGTCATTTACAACAGGAAATGGTAGACCTGGTCTTCCTGGATATACATTTGCCCGGATTGAAGGGTTTCGATTTCCTGCGGACCATTCCGGTCCAGCCTACGGTCATTGTTACCACTGCCTATCCACAATATGCCGTGGAAGGATTCGAGTTGAATATTACCGATTATCTCCTGAAGCCATTTTCATTTGAGCGGTTTGCCATTGCCGTTAGAAAGGCTTATTCCCGTTTCGATGCTGCCAAGCCTGCTGCACTTCCTGAAAAGGAAGATGGAAATGTGTTGGTCCTGACGGTTGACCGAAAGAAGTTGTTGATTGACCTGGATAACATCCTGTACATTGAAAGCCAGCGGGAATATGTAAAGGTTGTTACAACAAATGGGGTGTATCAATCCAAGATCAGTACAGCTGAGATAGAATCGCTGTTGCCATCCTCTAGATTTTGCCGGATCCATCGTTCCTTCATTGTTGCCCTTGATAAGGTCACCGGTTATTCAAAGACCCAGGCCCTCGTTGGTGGCCAATGGTTGCCTATCGGCAGGTCTTACCGTGGCGCTGCCTGGATGAAGTAG
- a CDS encoding acyltransferase — MQKNRIAYIDQIKVFLTCLVVAHHAAQAYGPTGGVWVVDDPHKASWLRHFFFVNAAYMMGLYFFISGYFMVFSIQRKTNAAFAKDRLKRLGIPLAFFTLLVFLPFNYFGAGGKGNILQFLATTYLERPPIATGHLWFVASLLAYSFLYLIFFHQRFTQVSKQTQPISNTYIFLYVAALTLVSAWVRQYYPIDTWKTWIIPLEPAHLPQYLSLFIAGTLFNHANWLNRITGSQGILFFAIAVITYAAQAFAPASIKEFWITESLVESLLCVGISIGLLSFFRRWGNNMNGFIASLSENAYGIYLVHLFIVIIFQQLLLGWQANPTIKFIVVTFLGILTSLGVSILIRKNKTVRSIV, encoded by the coding sequence ATGCAGAAAAACAGAATCGCTTATATCGACCAGATCAAGGTCTTCCTGACCTGCCTTGTTGTTGCCCACCATGCCGCCCAAGCCTATGGTCCGACCGGAGGGGTATGGGTGGTGGATGATCCCCATAAGGCATCCTGGCTGCGTCACTTCTTTTTCGTCAACGCCGCCTACATGATGGGACTCTATTTTTTCATTTCCGGGTATTTCATGGTCTTCAGCATCCAAAGGAAAACCAATGCAGCATTTGCCAAGGATCGCCTGAAGCGACTGGGTATCCCATTGGCTTTCTTCACCCTGCTGGTCTTCCTGCCCTTCAATTATTTTGGCGCGGGAGGGAAAGGTAATATCCTCCAGTTCCTGGCCACCACCTACCTGGAGCGCCCTCCCATTGCTACCGGGCATCTTTGGTTCGTAGCTTCCTTACTGGCCTATAGTTTTCTTTACCTGATCTTCTTCCATCAACGCTTTACACAAGTAAGTAAACAAACCCAGCCCATCAGCAACACCTATATCTTCCTTTATGTTGCCGCGCTTACCCTGGTCAGTGCATGGGTACGCCAATACTACCCCATCGATACCTGGAAAACCTGGATCATCCCTCTCGAGCCCGCCCACCTTCCCCAATACCTTAGCCTCTTTATTGCAGGCACTCTATTCAATCATGCCAACTGGCTGAACCGCATCACCGGCAGCCAGGGCATCCTCTTCTTTGCCATCGCAGTGATCACTTATGCCGCACAGGCATTCGCTCCTGCCAGCATTAAGGAATTCTGGATCACCGAATCGTTGGTGGAATCCTTGCTTTGTGTGGGCATCAGCATCGGCCTGCTGAGCTTCTTCAGGCGCTGGGGCAATAACATGAATGGCTTCATTGCATCATTGTCAGAAAATGCATACGGCATTTACCTGGTGCACCTGTTTATTGTGATCATATTCCAGCAGTTGCTGCTTGGGTGGCAGGCTAATCCTACCATCAAATTCATCGTGGTGACCTTCCTGGGAATATTGACCTCCCTTGGTGTAAGTATCCTAATCAGGAAGAACAAAACCGTCAGGAGTATTGTGTGA
- a CDS encoding DinB family protein, with translation MQTPTIASQIAKHFREVHTGGNWTWVNLKEQLADISWEEAVHKREGYNTILALTYHIHYYENAILNVLKGNPINSHHQYSFDHPSINNQQEWEAFVSKVFEAAEIFAQLVEQLPEPTLWETFADPKYGNYYRNLHGVIEHTHYHLGQIVVLKKMIRES, from the coding sequence ATGCAAACTCCCACTATAGCCAGCCAAATAGCCAAACATTTCCGCGAAGTACATACCGGTGGAAACTGGACCTGGGTGAACCTGAAGGAACAATTGGCAGATATCAGTTGGGAAGAAGCCGTACATAAAAGGGAAGGTTACAATACCATACTGGCATTGACCTACCATATCCATTATTACGAGAATGCGATCCTGAATGTATTGAAGGGGAACCCCATCAATTCCCATCACCAATACAGCTTTGATCACCCTTCCATCAACAACCAGCAGGAATGGGAGGCATTTGTAAGCAAAGTATTTGAAGCCGCAGAGATCTTTGCACAACTGGTGGAGCAATTGCCGGAACCCACACTTTGGGAAACTTTCGCAGACCCCAAATACGGAAACTATTACCGCAACCTGCATGGTGTGATCGAGCACACCCATTACCATCTTGGGCAGATCGTGGTACTCAAGAAAATGATCAGGGAATCCTGA
- a CDS encoding FG-GAP-like repeat-containing protein — protein MKISIWFSIMMVFALSTSIAQPRIQSFLPVSGPVGTSVQINGSGFDPNPSNNIVYFGAVKAVVESANATSLGVKVPMGANYQPILVTVGNKSASSVLPFLVTFSNAGNIANNTLAAPLDLPTGLKPNDVVMMDLDGDGLPDLATANNYSITGELASLSVLRNRSTAGELNFEPKIDLPNGVMAYAITAGDFDGDGKQDLASTSIAEGKLAVFRNTSTVGAISFAARKEWPTGNSPFDLATIDFDGDGRMDLVVANFLSNAISLYQNTSIGSNISFTRLTDLSTDIDLGPASLVTGDIDGDGKPDIAVTCQLSNTIAIFRNKSTGSSINFGDKIRFYGGDQPLGLAYGDFNNDGKPDLACAMYNDRASTKVYLNSSTPGTLSFTATATIYYDLTTPKHPGFGDINGDGKIDVVLTSYNTVRVFQNGTAPGNPVFSNYADFYGNSPYGVAIGDLNDDGFPDVVTTNFTSESISVYKNQALLPSIQSFDPAIASKGTKVVIKGNNFTGATAVSFGGVPAASFNVIDNFTIEAITADGAGGLVQVTNPYGSGKLAGFTFAAPPVIQSFTPEVGDSGVVVTITGLNFINVLDVRFGGTAALAFEVVSPTVIKAKVGLGSSGIISIVNAYGTGQKAGFVVARPVISGFSPVAAGRKDTVRIIGNYFNAVSGVEFGGQPALSFEVVSPTEIRAVVAGGNSGKISLSTVRKVEKDGFTFSLPASPRVTAVSPQKGILGSTISISGQNFNADPIQNRILLGGVKAEIQSATPSLIQAKVPPGVALGPIEVENLATGLQFRSNVNYSIVHPDKTVFDSTLFGRSLILDGNEVDPQLVQLHDLNKDGKLDIIGAFVVENIIIRQNYSSPDSLVFSEPRQMPIDADGGGGSALLSIRIADMDGDGWDDLVTANYFANQVGKVSVYRNDGKGDTISFTFLYEKTALVNTWAVEVLDVDGDGRLDVWVGAQSGAYYLKNVSAGPGHVGLERVYSPLPEGIPFDLDNDGKVDLISVSIFSLDFYKNISANGVMAFSGPVRLYDGYYENYIQTISVGDIDGDGKKDIFLANSSSGKMSLTLLRNTSAGSVVSFVPVEVPAPGDSRWGRMADIDGDGKLDLVLVLRDVTGPVIYRNKSEIGSFSFDPPKQNQFTNKSYSVELGDLDSDGKLDMVLTNFNGNYLEIVRNRMNELAITPNLDTIICGNSSIDLISSATQANQWYKDGVAIPGANAAVLKVNTTGSYSVKAVINGINYASPRPVRVIVTPVPLQPSITKDMDNNLVSSAPTGNQWYKDNVIIAGATEQVYKPVAAGSYTVKVTSNGCSSAFSLPYSFIGTGVDDIEDNNDQLSVYPNPVQKNLIIQFKLPGLYTTAIKVYNVFGVEVMQKNGVVNGSSVDLSGLAAGNYFLRIYDPRKMTLIGTRRILKL, from the coding sequence ATGAAGATCAGCATTTGGTTTTCCATTATGATGGTGTTTGCGCTATCAACTTCAATTGCCCAACCTCGTATCCAATCCTTCTTGCCGGTTAGCGGACCTGTCGGGACTTCAGTTCAAATCAACGGTTCCGGATTTGATCCCAATCCATCTAACAATATCGTCTATTTTGGTGCGGTAAAAGCAGTTGTTGAATCAGCCAATGCTACTTCCTTAGGAGTGAAAGTGCCGATGGGTGCCAATTACCAACCGATTTTGGTGACCGTTGGTAATAAGTCAGCATCTTCCGTTTTGCCTTTCCTGGTTACATTTTCCAATGCAGGTAATATTGCTAATAATACCTTGGCCGCGCCTCTTGACCTGCCAACCGGACTTAAGCCCAATGATGTGGTCATGATGGACCTGGATGGTGATGGTCTTCCTGACCTGGCAACGGCAAACAATTACAGCATTACGGGTGAGCTGGCTTCCCTTTCAGTACTGAGAAACAGATCAACAGCGGGGGAATTAAATTTTGAGCCCAAAATTGATTTGCCTAATGGGGTGATGGCCTACGCGATTACTGCAGGGGATTTTGATGGTGATGGGAAGCAGGACCTCGCCTCAACCAGCATTGCAGAAGGGAAGCTCGCGGTATTCAGGAATACCAGCACCGTGGGGGCAATAAGCTTTGCCGCCAGGAAGGAATGGCCTACCGGTAATAGCCCATTTGATCTGGCCACCATTGATTTTGATGGGGATGGAAGGATGGATTTGGTGGTAGCTAACTTTTTATCTAACGCTATTTCCTTATACCAGAACACAAGTATTGGCAGCAACATTTCATTTACCCGGTTAACCGACCTGTCAACCGATATTGACCTCGGACCAGCCAGCCTGGTAACGGGTGATATAGATGGTGATGGAAAACCTGATATTGCCGTAACCTGCCAACTTTCCAATACCATAGCGATTTTCAGAAATAAGTCGACAGGTAGTTCTATTAATTTCGGTGATAAGATTCGTTTTTACGGAGGGGACCAACCGTTAGGACTGGCATATGGTGATTTCAATAATGATGGCAAGCCGGATCTCGCATGTGCTATGTATAATGACCGGGCTTCCACAAAGGTTTACCTGAATTCCAGTACCCCCGGCACCCTTTCCTTCACCGCTACCGCAACCATCTATTACGACCTTACTACCCCTAAACATCCGGGTTTTGGCGATATTAATGGTGATGGTAAAATAGATGTGGTATTGACATCGTATAATACGGTTAGGGTGTTTCAGAATGGAACGGCACCCGGAAATCCGGTCTTCAGCAATTATGCGGATTTTTATGGCAATTCACCCTATGGGGTAGCAATAGGGGATTTGAATGATGATGGCTTCCCCGATGTCGTGACCACTAATTTTACTTCAGAAAGTATATCAGTTTATAAGAACCAGGCGTTACTCCCCAGCATACAATCCTTTGATCCTGCCATAGCGAGCAAAGGCACCAAAGTGGTGATCAAGGGGAACAACTTTACCGGGGCTACTGCGGTAAGTTTTGGCGGGGTGCCGGCTGCATCCTTCAATGTGATTGACAACTTTACCATTGAGGCGATAACGGCTGATGGTGCCGGTGGGTTGGTACAAGTGACCAATCCATATGGTTCCGGTAAACTAGCCGGCTTCACCTTTGCGGCGCCACCGGTAATTCAATCCTTTACTCCCGAAGTGGGTGATTCAGGAGTGGTGGTCACCATAACAGGATTGAACTTCATTAATGTCCTGGATGTTCGCTTTGGCGGAACCGCTGCGCTGGCTTTTGAAGTCGTTTCCCCCACCGTTATCAAAGCCAAGGTTGGTTTGGGTAGTTCAGGAATCATTAGTATCGTCAATGCCTATGGTACGGGACAGAAGGCCGGTTTTGTGGTTGCCCGGCCAGTGATCAGTGGCTTTAGTCCTGTTGCTGCAGGGAGAAAGGATACGGTAAGGATCATAGGTAACTATTTCAATGCCGTTAGTGGTGTTGAATTTGGCGGTCAGCCGGCATTGTCATTTGAAGTGGTTTCCCCAACAGAGATCAGGGCAGTTGTAGCAGGTGGCAATTCAGGAAAGATTAGTCTGAGCACGGTTCGCAAAGTTGAGAAAGATGGGTTTACCTTCTCCCTACCTGCCTCACCCAGGGTGACGGCTGTTAGCCCACAGAAGGGAATTTTAGGGTCAACCATAAGTATTAGCGGCCAAAACTTTAATGCTGACCCCATCCAAAACCGGATCCTGCTTGGTGGGGTGAAGGCTGAGATTCAATCGGCCACACCATCGCTTATCCAGGCCAAAGTGCCGCCAGGTGTGGCTTTAGGGCCAATTGAAGTGGAGAACCTTGCTACGGGGCTACAATTCCGGTCCAATGTCAATTATTCTATTGTGCATCCTGACAAAACAGTATTTGATAGCACGCTTTTTGGCAGGTCACTGATATTGGATGGCAATGAGGTTGACCCGCAACTGGTTCAATTGCATGACCTGAACAAGGATGGCAAGCTGGATATTATCGGCGCATTCGTTGTAGAGAATATCATTATCCGCCAGAATTATTCTTCACCAGATAGTCTTGTTTTCAGTGAGCCCAGGCAGATGCCGATTGATGCCGACGGTGGCGGTGGAAGTGCCTTGCTAAGTATAAGGATCGCTGACATGGACGGGGATGGTTGGGATGACCTCGTGACGGCCAACTATTTCGCCAATCAAGTAGGCAAGGTCTCTGTGTACAGAAATGACGGGAAAGGGGATACAATTTCCTTTACCTTCTTGTACGAGAAAACGGCATTGGTGAATACCTGGGCAGTAGAAGTGTTGGATGTGGATGGAGATGGCAGGTTAGATGTTTGGGTAGGTGCGCAGTCTGGTGCCTATTATTTAAAGAATGTTAGTGCGGGACCCGGCCATGTTGGTTTGGAAAGGGTGTATTCTCCACTGCCGGAAGGTATTCCGTTCGACCTGGATAATGATGGGAAAGTAGACCTGATATCGGTATCCATTTTTAGCCTGGATTTTTATAAGAATATTTCTGCAAATGGGGTGATGGCATTTTCTGGACCGGTGAGGTTATACGATGGGTATTACGAAAACTATATCCAAACCATCTCTGTTGGGGATATTGACGGTGATGGAAAGAAAGATATTTTCCTGGCCAATTCTTCAAGTGGAAAGATGTCCCTTACCCTCTTAAGGAACACGAGTGCCGGATCTGTTGTAAGTTTTGTTCCAGTTGAGGTACCCGCACCAGGGGATAGCCGATGGGGAAGGATGGCAGATATTGATGGAGACGGGAAACTGGACCTGGTTCTTGTTTTACGTGATGTGACCGGGCCTGTTATCTACAGGAATAAAAGTGAGATTGGCAGCTTTTCTTTCGATCCGCCGAAGCAAAACCAGTTTACCAACAAGAGCTATTCCGTTGAGCTGGGTGATCTTGATTCGGATGGCAAGTTGGATATGGTGCTGACAAACTTTAATGGCAATTATCTCGAAATTGTCCGTAACAGGATGAATGAGCTTGCCATAACACCAAACCTTGATACAATCATATGTGGTAATAGCTCGATAGATTTGATTTCTTCCGCAACACAGGCTAACCAATGGTACAAGGACGGTGTAGCCATACCTGGTGCCAATGCTGCTGTATTGAAGGTAAATACAACAGGAAGCTATTCCGTGAAGGCTGTTATTAATGGCATCAATTATGCCTCCCCAAGGCCGGTAAGGGTTATTGTAACCCCGGTTCCATTGCAGCCCTCCATTACGAAGGATATGGACAATAACCTGGTTAGCTCAGCACCTACCGGTAACCAATGGTATAAGGATAATGTGATCATTGCGGGGGCAACCGAACAGGTTTATAAGCCTGTAGCTGCAGGCAGCTATACAGTTAAGGTTACCAGCAATGGCTGTTCCAGCGCCTTTTCACTGCCCTATTCATTTATCGGGACCGGGGTTGATGATATTGAAGATAATAATGACCAGTTATCTGTTTATCCCAACCCTGTCCAAAAGAATTTGATCATTCAGTTTAAGCTTCCCGGATTGTATACCACTGCTATAAAGGTTTACAATGTATTTGGGGTAGAAGTAATGCAGAAAAATGGCGTAGTGAATGGTTCAAGTGTTGACTTGTCAGGCCTTGCAGCAGGTAATTATTTCCTTCGGATATATGACCCACGTAAAATGACATTGATAGGTACCCGAAGGATATTAAAACTTTAG
- a CDS encoding SRPBCC domain-containing protein, translating to MNSHLQFDFTVNKSDNTINVKREFAAELALVWAAWTQPELLDLWWAPKPYHTRTKSMDFRPGGRWHYSMIGPNKEVHWCMAEYHSVEPGRGFTGLDAFCDEAGNINAAFPRSLWTIQFIDQGDSTLVEIKIKYQQLADLEKIIEMGFREGFTAALQNLDQYIAAQFKLRQQMRTDTRARVCTYLNFPGNTEEAFRFYQSVFRKEFVAPGIQRFGQLPTEPGQPPIAETVRDMVLHVELPITANHILMGTDAPKEMGFTVTAGNNMHISIEPETREEAKRLFNELSAGGNISMPLQDMFWGAYFGSFTDRYGINWMVNCLAK from the coding sequence ATGAACAGCCATTTGCAGTTCGACTTTACTGTTAACAAGTCGGACAACACCATCAATGTAAAGCGGGAATTCGCAGCTGAATTAGCCCTGGTATGGGCGGCCTGGACCCAGCCCGAATTACTCGACCTCTGGTGGGCGCCCAAACCCTACCATACCAGGACCAAATCAATGGATTTCCGTCCCGGCGGGCGATGGCACTACTCCATGATAGGCCCCAACAAGGAAGTACATTGGTGCATGGCCGAATATCATTCCGTTGAACCAGGACGGGGCTTTACCGGACTCGATGCCTTTTGTGATGAAGCCGGCAATATCAATGCTGCATTTCCCAGGTCCTTATGGACCATCCAATTCATCGACCAGGGTGATTCCACACTAGTAGAGATCAAGATCAAATACCAGCAGCTGGCTGACCTCGAAAAGATCATTGAAATGGGCTTCAGGGAAGGATTCACAGCTGCCCTCCAAAATCTCGACCAGTACATTGCTGCCCAGTTCAAACTGCGCCAGCAGATGCGCACCGATACCAGGGCCCGTGTATGTACCTACCTTAACTTTCCTGGAAATACTGAAGAAGCGTTCAGGTTCTACCAGTCAGTATTCCGCAAGGAATTTGTCGCGCCCGGTATCCAGCGCTTTGGCCAGTTACCGACCGAACCCGGCCAGCCTCCTATAGCCGAAACAGTCAGGGATATGGTCCTGCATGTGGAGTTGCCCATTACCGCCAATCATATCCTGATGGGCACAGATGCGCCGAAGGAAATGGGTTTCACGGTAACGGCAGGCAACAACATGCATATCTCCATCGAACCGGAAACCAGGGAAGAAGCCAAACGACTATTCAACGAGCTATCAGCTGGAGGCAACATCTCCATGCCTTTACAGGACATGTTCTGGGGCGCCTATTTCGGCAGCTTTACAGACAGGTATGGCATCAACTGGATGGTGAATTGCCTGGCCAAATAA
- a CDS encoding ArsR/SmtB family transcription factor, whose translation MRRDVFQAIADPTRRAIITLIAVQAMTPNAIAEHFDSSRQAISKHLRILAECELVTPSQSGREIYYQLNANKMKEIDKWLAQFRKLWENRFSELDKVLSTLKKQKK comes from the coding sequence ATGAGAAGAGATGTATTCCAGGCAATAGCTGACCCCACCCGCAGGGCGATCATCACCCTGATTGCCGTCCAGGCCATGACACCCAATGCCATCGCAGAGCATTTCGACAGCAGCAGGCAGGCCATATCCAAACACCTCCGCATACTGGCTGAATGCGAACTGGTGACCCCCAGCCAATCCGGCCGTGAGATCTACTACCAACTCAATGCCAACAAAATGAAAGAGATCGACAAATGGTTGGCCCAATTCAGGAAACTTTGGGAGAACAGGTTCTCCGAACTCGATAAAGTCTTATCCACACTCAAAAAGCAAAAAAAATGA